In one Deltaproteobacteria bacterium genomic region, the following are encoded:
- a CDS encoding HEAT repeat domain-containing protein — MLQNTEPILIEFIKTVKAIHLYPEGHPNLDTILNKAFSEMKALILKSDDHIIWKIDTKGFYEGNMPIGSACKGIDGIGREFFTRRINEIRLTMDLTLPELKNFLHIIKMHPEHIMRLGGIERVLYEAGIKGIWVNEIPYEKLADRLTELGDRKKNLPSLEKEYPDEVHDIHRIKDAHEVVAESLENNSEEKEKGILELLLELDKEYMTPEYLHLLDRILVMAKFLLTEKGQQEDIFSVIMVFAEHAFFKTDRNDEQRTAAKNGIKELVTPETIKYLISRFCKKDEGKKDVIREVFLNTSRECASHLINTLIEADDIHIRKGIFNILVMLGEDARIEAESLLHDGRWFIVRQMVSLVGHIGCHGSLEKLKPLLKHHDMRVKKEVLSAIAKIPLKESLDILIQMLQTKEKDIILHTILLLSSLKDRSSVPFLMALALQKGILHDNTDIRKEALKAVINIGDKTAWAGLIDILKSKAFFRKDKHEELRMLALEAVARIGGKEAIHAIEAVLKNAKNHLKEKCEQILKEIR; from the coding sequence ATGCTGCAAAATACCGAACCCATACTAATAGAATTTATTAAAACTGTCAAGGCTATTCACTTGTATCCTGAAGGGCATCCAAATCTGGATACAATCTTAAACAAAGCCTTTTCAGAGATGAAGGCGCTCATCTTGAAATCTGACGACCATATAATATGGAAGATAGATACAAAGGGGTTTTACGAAGGCAATATGCCTATTGGCAGTGCTTGCAAAGGCATTGATGGTATTGGAAGGGAATTTTTCACAAGACGAATAAACGAGATAAGATTAACTATGGATTTGACCTTGCCAGAATTGAAAAACTTTTTACACATTATAAAAATGCACCCGGAACATATCATGAGACTTGGCGGCATTGAAAGGGTTTTGTATGAGGCAGGGATAAAAGGGATATGGGTTAATGAAATTCCTTATGAAAAACTGGCGGACAGATTGACAGAACTTGGAGATAGAAAAAAGAATTTACCAAGTTTGGAGAAAGAATATCCTGACGAGGTCCACGATATCCACCGTATAAAAGATGCTCATGAAGTTGTGGCAGAATCTTTAGAAAACAATTCCGAAGAAAAGGAAAAAGGGATTTTGGAACTGCTGCTAGAACTTGACAAAGAATACATGACCCCTGAATATCTGCATCTTCTAGACAGGATTCTTGTAATGGCAAAATTTCTTTTAACAGAGAAGGGACAGCAGGAAGATATATTTTCTGTAATCATGGTCTTTGCAGAACATGCCTTTTTTAAGACAGATAGAAATGATGAACAAAGAACCGCTGCAAAAAATGGCATAAAAGAACTTGTAACCCCTGAAACAATTAAGTATCTCATCTCAAGATTCTGCAAAAAGGACGAAGGTAAAAAAGATGTTATTAGAGAGGTATTTTTAAACACCAGCAGGGAATGTGCAAGTCATCTTATAAATACACTTATAGAGGCAGATGATATACATATCAGAAAAGGTATCTTTAACATCCTTGTCATGCTTGGTGAAGATGCAAGGATAGAGGCAGAATCATTATTGCATGATGGCAGATGGTTTATTGTAAGGCAGATGGTCTCACTTGTCGGACATATAGGCTGCCATGGATCCCTTGAGAAATTAAAACCACTTCTTAAGCATCATGATATGAGGGTTAAAAAAGAGGTTTTGAGCGCCATTGCAAAAATCCCATTAAAAGAATCTTTAGATATACTTATTCAGATGCTGCAGACAAAAGAAAAAGATATAATTTTGCATACCATATTGCTTTTGAGTTCATTGAAAGACCGCTCATCTGTTCCCTTTCTGATGGCACTGGCGCTGCAAAAGGGCATACTGCATGATAATACAGATATCAGGAAAGAGGCTTTAAAGGCTGTTATTAATATCGGCGATAAGACAGCATGGGCAGGGCTTATAGATATTCTCAAATCAAAGGCATTTTTTAGAAAGGACAAACATGAAGAATTGAGGATGCTTGCCCTAGAAGCCGTTGCCAGAATAGGCGGTAAAGAGGCAATCCATGCAATAGAAGCGGTGTTAAAAAATGCAAAAAACCATTTAAAAGAAAAATGTGAACAAATACTTAAAGAAATAAGATAA
- a CDS encoding acetyl-CoA carboxylase carboxyltransferase subunit alpha, producing MVLQQYLDFEKPIVELERKVEELKQFSDTNLADEIQGLEKKIEKLTASIFSKLSPWQIAQLARHPCRPYTLDYISNIFTDFTELHGDRNFRDDPAIVGGLAVLDGETVMVIGHQKGKTTKEKILRNFGMPGPEGYRKALRLMSMSERFNKPIIAFIDTPGAFPGIGAEERGQAEAIAKNLLVMSRLKVPIIVVVIGEGGSGGALAIGVGDITIMLEYATYSVISPEGCAAILWKDGTKAEVAANTMKLTSKDLLELKVIDEIVKEPQGGAHRDAESMAKRLKNIIKRNLAELKTLSKETRYEKRYNKFRNMGVFLE from the coding sequence ATGGTGCTTCAGCAGTATCTTGACTTTGAGAAGCCGATTGTTGAACTTGAAAGAAAGGTAGAGGAACTTAAGCAGTTTTCAGATACGAATCTGGCAGATGAGATACAGGGGCTTGAAAAAAAGATAGAAAAACTTACTGCCAGTATATTTTCAAAACTTTCGCCATGGCAGATAGCTCAACTTGCCCGACATCCCTGCCGTCCCTATACACTGGATTATATCTCCAATATATTCACCGACTTTACAGAACTGCATGGGGACAGAAACTTCAGGGATGACCCTGCAATAGTCGGAGGTCTGGCAGTGCTGGATGGTGAAACAGTTATGGTTATAGGTCATCAAAAAGGCAAGACAACAAAGGAAAAGATTTTAAGGAACTTTGGCATGCCTGGTCCCGAGGGTTACAGAAAAGCACTCAGACTTATGAGCATGTCAGAGAGGTTCAATAAACCTATTATTGCATTCATTGATACACCCGGGGCATTTCCAGGTATAGGTGCTGAAGAAAGGGGTCAGGCAGAGGCAATAGCAAAGAATTTATTAGTAATGTCACGGTTAAAGGTGCCTATAATTGTGGTTGTGATTGGTGAAGGTGGAAGCGGCGGCGCGCTTGCAATAGGTGTCGGTGATATAACTATTATGCTTGAATATGCCACATATTCTGTTATATCTCCTGAAGGGTGTGCAGCTATCTTATGGAAGGATGGAACAAAGGCAGAGGTTGCAGCAAACACAATGAAACTGACTTCAAAAGACCTTCTGGAACTTAAGGTGATAGATGAAATTGTAAAGGAACCGCAGGGCGGCGCACACAGGGATGCAGAATCTATGGCAAAGAGATTAAAGAATATAATAAAAAGGAATCTTGCAGAACTTAAAACCTTATCAAAAGAGACGAGATATGAAAAAAGGTATAACAAATTCAGAAATATGGGGGTGTTTTTAGAATAG
- a CDS encoding HD-GYP domain-containing protein: protein MESILIEFILKNLNSALKGRRLYPPGHPGIIQPIDKVYQALSDIVKNEQRVYIGKIKDVIVFNGIPFIDSIKFLGEILIQMDRIKVEGIIFERGFSKDEFQNFFAILSNSEEITVSELKTIVSSYRIERIVFKSLPAEKRNPLEVYNDAVGVIKKIFTQVQSDTIPMMSKVSDIMEEIACHVIEDRNAMIGLTMIKSYDDYLFNHSVNVGILSVALGKAIGYAGEKLHSIGMGGILHDIGKTNIDEDIIKKPGGLSVKEWEAIKLHPMLGSRILSQMEGIDKAIPQIAFEHHMRYDRTGYPAVKTRLESTSMIIAIIDTYDALTTVRVYKKACSPAASLEVMQNLSGTHFDPRILKIFTDMLGVYPVGTLVRLSTNEVGIVIRVEPQNTYKPVIKLLFDRDGMKIGYPHVIDFSASDRQGNHLRIISSVDPSIVDINVGSFMAKEVKPPNPQVH from the coding sequence ATGGAAAGCATATTGATTGAATTCATTCTGAAAAACTTGAATAGTGCATTAAAGGGCAGAAGATTATATCCACCCGGACACCCCGGCATCATACAGCCTATTGATAAGGTGTACCAAGCCCTCTCAGACATCGTAAAAAACGAGCAAAGGGTTTACATCGGCAAGATAAAGGATGTGATTGTTTTTAATGGCATCCCATTTATTGATTCCATTAAGTTTCTTGGAGAAATCCTGATTCAGATGGATAGGATAAAGGTAGAAGGCATAATCTTTGAAAGAGGTTTCTCTAAAGATGAGTTCCAGAACTTTTTTGCAATACTATCAAATAGCGAAGAAATAACTGTCTCTGAACTTAAGACGATTGTTTCATCATACAGGATAGAAAGGATAGTATTTAAGTCATTGCCAGCAGAAAAAAGAAATCCCCTTGAGGTATACAATGACGCAGTCGGTGTTATAAAAAAGATATTTACACAGGTTCAGTCAGATACGATACCAATGATGTCTAAGGTTTCAGATATAATGGAAGAGATTGCATGCCATGTAATTGAAGACCGCAATGCTATGATAGGCCTCACCATGATTAAAAGTTACGATGACTATTTGTTTAATCACTCTGTTAATGTCGGCATACTATCTGTTGCCCTTGGTAAGGCGATAGGTTACGCAGGCGAAAAACTCCACTCTATTGGTATGGGAGGGATTCTCCATGATATTGGCAAGACAAATATTGATGAGGATATAATTAAAAAACCCGGCGGACTTTCCGTAAAGGAATGGGAAGCGATTAAACTTCACCCTATGCTAGGCTCAAGGATACTGTCCCAGATGGAAGGTATAGACAAGGCTATACCTCAGATAGCATTTGAGCACCACATGCGGTATGACCGCACAGGTTATCCTGCAGTAAAAACAAGACTTGAATCAACAAGCATGATAATTGCCATCATAGATACATACGATGCACTTACAACTGTAAGGGTATATAAAAAGGCATGCTCGCCTGCTGCATCACTTGAGGTTATGCAGAATCTATCAGGCACGCATTTTGACCCTCGTATATTAAAGATTTTTACAGATATGCTCGGAGTCTATCCTGTAGGAACATTGGTGAGACTATCTACAAATGAAGTTGGTATAGTTATAAGGGTTGAGCCGCAGAATACTTACAAACCTGTTATCAAATTATTATTTGACAGAGATGGCATGAAGATTGGATACCCTCATGTCATTGACTTTTCTGCATCAGATAGACAAGGAAATCATCTCAGGATTATCTCGTCAGTAGACCCAAGTATAGTAGATATCAATGTTGGAAGTTTTATGGCAAAAGAGGTTAAACCTCCAAATCCCCAAGTGCATTAA
- a CDS encoding HEAT repeat domain-containing protein gives MNKKKDIFIKLLNDPDESIRKCASNSIEKIEIKENINIFENYIESGSLTQKLNAIFALGRLRGSRVLSILLKAANDPIEDVRASAIRVLGEIGDNKILSSIIEFLNDPSPVVKSVAVEVAGNLKDPRLTDFIILMTQSEDHSVVEKSIEALGKIGSAKAEETLIRFTLSGDPVLKRIAVNALGDLEV, from the coding sequence ATGAATAAAAAAAAGGACATCTTTATAAAATTATTAAATGACCCTGATGAGTCCATCAGAAAATGCGCATCCAATTCAATAGAAAAGATTGAAATTAAAGAGAATATCAATATCTTTGAAAACTATATTGAATCAGGCAGCCTTACCCAAAAACTTAATGCAATCTTTGCACTTGGAAGATTAAGGGGCAGCAGGGTACTATCCATACTCTTGAAGGCAGCAAATGACCCTATAGAAGATGTAAGGGCATCTGCAATAAGGGTTCTTGGCGAGATTGGAGATAATAAGATACTATCTTCTATTATTGAGTTTTTAAATGACCCTAGTCCTGTTGTAAAAAGTGTTGCAGTAGAGGTGGCGGGCAATCTTAAAGACCCGCGTCTTACTGATTTCATTATATTAATGACGCAGTCGGAAGACCATAGTGTCGTTGAAAAGTCAATAGAGGCACTGGGCAAGATAGGCAGTGCAAAGGCAGAGGAAACATTAATCAGATTTACGCTGTCAGGAGACCCTGTTTTAAAAAGGATTGCAGTTAATGCACTTGGGGATTTGGAGGTTTAA
- a CDS encoding amidophosphoribosyltransferase: MFDKYKDECGVFGIYNYPEASNLTYLGLYALQHRGQESAGIVSSDSKKLYSHKAMGLAADIFKEDVLKKLPGSSAIGHVRYSTTGESHIKNAQPFVVDYSRGSIAVAHNGNIVNAAMLRAELEAYGSIFQSSIDTEIIIHLLATSKNNSLIDRLIDALKMIRGSYSFVFLTETRMVAARDPNGFRPLVLGKLKDSWVIASETCAFDLIEADFVREIEPGEIILIDKNGIQSFKPFDKTRFTPCIFEFIYFARPDSSIFGANVYAVRKNLGRQLAAEHPIDADIVIPVPDSGVPAAIGFAEKSGIPFEMGLIRNHYIGRTFIEPKDSIRHFGVKIKLNAVKEVLTGKRVVVIDDSIVRGTTSRKIVKMIRGAGAKEVHMRISSPPTICPCFYGIDTPTRQELIASSHSAAEINTYITSDTLGYLSIEGLYKAVSGAGSSFCDACFTGKYPVGFSAEREEPQMMLFK, encoded by the coding sequence ATGTTTGATAAATATAAAGATGAATGCGGTGTATTCGGTATTTATAACTATCCAGAGGCTTCCAACCTGACATATCTTGGTTTGTATGCCTTGCAGCACAGGGGACAGGAAAGTGCAGGGATTGTCTCATCTGACAGCAAAAAACTATATTCTCACAAGGCAATGGGGCTTGCAGCAGATATATTCAAAGAGGATGTTTTAAAAAAACTTCCGGGTAGTTCTGCTATAGGTCATGTCCGATATTCTACAACAGGGGAAAGCCATATTAAGAATGCCCAGCCTTTTGTTGTTGACTATTCAAGAGGCAGTATTGCGGTTGCACATAACGGTAATATTGTAAATGCAGCTATGCTGCGGGCTGAACTTGAGGCATATGGTTCAATATTTCAGTCAAGCATAGATACTGAGATAATAATACATCTTCTGGCAACATCCAAAAACAACTCACTTATAGATAGACTTATAGATGCCTTGAAGATGATAAGGGGTTCATATTCATTTGTCTTCCTCACAGAGACAAGGATGGTTGCTGCAAGGGACCCGAATGGTTTCAGACCGCTGGTATTAGGAAAACTTAAAGATTCATGGGTAATAGCATCTGAAACATGCGCCTTTGATCTTATAGAGGCAGATTTTGTAAGAGAGATTGAACCGGGTGAGATTATCTTGATTGATAAAAATGGCATCCAATCATTCAAGCCTTTTGATAAGACACGGTTTACACCATGTATATTTGAATTTATATATTTTGCAAGGCCTGACAGCAGTATATTTGGTGCAAATGTCTATGCAGTTAGAAAAAATCTTGGCAGACAACTGGCAGCGGAGCATCCCATAGATGCTGATATTGTAATACCTGTTCCAGACTCAGGGGTGCCTGCTGCAATAGGATTTGCAGAAAAATCAGGAATACCATTTGAAATGGGGCTTATAAGAAATCACTATATCGGAAGGACATTTATAGAGCCAAAGGACTCTATTCGTCATTTTGGCGTAAAGATAAAACTTAATGCAGTAAAAGAGGTGCTTACTGGCAAAAGGGTAGTGGTAATAGATGATTCTATTGTCAGGGGAACAACTAGCAGAAAGATTGTCAAGATGATAAGGGGTGCGGGTGCGAAAGAGGTTCACATGAGGATAAGCTCTCCACCAACTATATGCCCCTGTTTTTATGGAATAGATACTCCGACCCGTCAGGAACTTATTGCCTCATCCCATAGTGCTGCTGAGATAAATACCTATATTACATCTGACACACTTGGCTACTTGAGTATTGAAGGACTTTACAAGGCTGTATCAGGCGCAGGCAGTAGTTTCTGTGATGCATGTTTTACAGGAAAATACCCTGTGGGATTTTCTGCTGAAAGAGAAGAACCTCAGATGATGTTATTTAAATAG
- the purL gene encoding phosphoribosylformylglycinamidine synthase subunit PurL, which produces MNKDIIQQHGLTDDEYQRILKVLDREPNLLELGIFSVMWSEHCSYKSSKVHLKNFPITGRYVLQGPGENAGIVDIGDGLALAFKMESHNHPSYIEPYQGAATGVGGILRDIFTMGARPIAILNSLRFGSLEHPKTRHLIDGVVAGIAGYGNCVGVPTVGGEIYFHESYNGNCLVNAMTVGIMKNDRIFKGVAKGIGNPVMYVGSKTGRDGIHGATMASDVFGEGGEERRPTVQVGDPFTEKLLLEACLEIFETDYIVGIQDMGAAGLTSSSVEMASRGGTGIKIDTCLVPRREYGMTSYEVMLSESQERMLMVVRSGTEEKVKEIFHKWDLDAAVIGRVTNDGLVRVKEGDKTVAEIPVKYLTDDAPVYKRPVKRPVWQADIQNLDLNSIPLPSDYNEVLLTLLSSPNIASRRWVYTQYDHMVRTDTVVLPGSDAAVIRIKGSKKGIAVTTDCNSRYCFLEPWTGGAIAVAEAARNLVCSGAKPIAITDCLNFGNPEKPEIMWQFEQAVLGMRDACLKLEIPVISGNVSLYNETSGNSIYPTPTVGMVGLLEDITLHVTQWFKDEADVIVLIGETMEELGGSEYLKVIHNMDKGKTPEINLDMEKNIQDACLQAINSGIIKSAHDLSEGGLAVALAECCISSPANGHIGAIVNFKSTLQTPNSELRTDSLLFGETQSRIIVTLEEKNLKEFMEIADRHKASVSK; this is translated from the coding sequence ATGAACAAAGACATAATACAACAGCACGGTCTTACAGACGATGAGTATCAGAGGATTTTGAAGGTTCTTGATAGGGAGCCAAATCTGCTGGAACTTGGTATATTCTCTGTCATGTGGAGTGAACACTGCTCTTATAAATCATCAAAGGTGCATCTTAAAAATTTTCCAATAACAGGCAGATATGTGCTTCAGGGCCCTGGTGAGAATGCAGGTATTGTAGACATCGGCGATGGTCTGGCACTGGCATTTAAGATGGAGTCTCACAATCACCCATCATACATTGAACCATATCAGGGCGCTGCAACAGGTGTTGGAGGGATATTAAGGGATATCTTTACAATGGGTGCAAGACCAATAGCCATTCTGAATTCTTTAAGATTTGGTTCATTAGAACATCCAAAGACAAGGCACCTCATAGATGGTGTTGTAGCAGGCATTGCAGGATATGGCAATTGTGTCGGTGTGCCAACTGTTGGCGGAGAGATATACTTTCATGAATCATACAATGGAAATTGTCTTGTAAATGCCATGACAGTCGGCATAATGAAAAATGATAGGATTTTTAAAGGTGTAGCAAAGGGTATTGGAAACCCTGTTATGTATGTGGGTTCTAAGACAGGCAGAGACGGCATACATGGTGCAACAATGGCATCGGATGTATTTGGAGAAGGCGGCGAAGAAAGAAGGCCAACAGTTCAGGTAGGAGACCCATTCACAGAGAAACTTCTTCTGGAGGCATGTCTTGAGATATTTGAGACAGACTATATTGTTGGTATTCAGGACATGGGTGCTGCTGGACTCACATCATCATCAGTTGAAATGGCTTCAAGGGGAGGGACAGGGATTAAGATAGATACATGCCTTGTTCCGAGAAGGGAATACGGTATGACATCCTATGAGGTTATGCTTTCTGAATCTCAGGAGAGGATGCTCATGGTTGTCCGCAGCGGCACTGAGGAAAAGGTTAAAGAGATCTTCCATAAATGGGATCTGGACGCTGCTGTAATCGGCAGGGTTACTAATGATGGTTTGGTAAGGGTAAAGGAAGGGGATAAAACTGTTGCAGAGATACCTGTAAAATACTTAACAGACGATGCACCTGTATATAAAAGACCTGTTAAAAGACCTGTATGGCAGGCAGATATCCAGAATCTTGATTTGAACAGCATCCCCCTCCCCTCTGACTATAATGAGGTCTTGCTTACACTTTTGTCATCACCAAATATAGCAAGCAGGAGATGGGTTTATACTCAATATGACCATATGGTCAGGACTGATACTGTTGTCCTTCCCGGTTCAGATGCTGCTGTTATAAGGATTAAAGGCAGTAAAAAAGGCATTGCAGTAACCACTGACTGCAATTCAAGATACTGTTTTTTAGAGCCGTGGACAGGCGGTGCTATCGCTGTTGCAGAGGCAGCAAGAAACCTTGTGTGTTCGGGTGCAAAACCAATAGCAATTACAGATTGTCTGAATTTTGGAAACCCTGAAAAACCTGAAATCATGTGGCAGTTTGAACAGGCAGTATTGGGAATGAGGGATGCCTGCCTAAAACTTGAAATCCCTGTCATAAGCGGAAATGTAAGTCTTTATAATGAAACATCAGGAAATTCTATATATCCTACACCAACTGTAGGAATGGTTGGTTTACTGGAGGATATAACCCTTCATGTAACACAATGGTTTAAAGATGAAGCGGATGTTATTGTTTTAATTGGTGAAACAATGGAAGAACTTGGAGGGAGCGAATATCTAAAGGTTATACATAATATGGATAAAGGGAAAACCCCTGAAATCAATCTTGATATGGAAAAAAATATTCAGGATGCATGCTTACAGGCAATAAATAGCGGTATAATCAAATCAGCCCATGACTTGTCAGAGGGAGGGTTGGCAGTAGCCCTAGCAGAATGCTGCATCTCTTCTCCGGCAAATGGCCATATAGGTGCAATAGTTAATTTTAAATCTACACTCCAAACTCCGAACTCTGAACTCCGAACTGACTCTTTATTATTTGGCGAAACCCAGTCAAGGATTATCGTAACCCTTGAAGAAAAAAATCTGAAAGAATTCATGGAAATTGCAGACAGGCATAAAGCATCTGTCTCAAAATAA